The genome window GAGTTGCTCGGGCTCGATGCCGCGGCCCGTGTCCGAGATGGTCACGATCACCCCATCCCGGCCGCGCTCGCTGGCCACTGTCACCTCGCCCGCCCTCGGAATCGCCTCGAACGCGTTCCGGATCAGGTTCGCGAACGCCTGCTCGAGCTGCGAGGCGTCCGCGAGGATCGGAGGGAGGGCGGGCTCGAGCTTCTCCGTCACGCGAATCCGTTTGCCCTCTCGCGCGGGCTCGCACTGGACGAGCGCGCGCTGGAGCGCCAGATTCACGTCCGTGGGCACCTTCCGGGGCTCGCCGGGCTTCACAAAGTCCATGATGCCCCCCAGCAGCCGCTCGAGGCGCTCGGTCTCCTCCACGATGATCGTGGCGTAGCGTGCCGCCTGGGGGGGCAGCGCGCGCACCCGCAGGATCCGCCGCCCGAAACCGCCGATGGTCGAGAGAGGGTTGCGGATCTCGTGCGCCACGCGCGACGTCAACCGCCCCACGTCCGCCAGCCGCTCGCTGAGGATGAGCTGGCACTGGGCCTGCCGGAGTTGCGCAAGCTGCCGCTCCAGGGCCTCGTGCGTGTCGGTGGCGTGGAGGGCCAGCCCCACCACGTTCGCAATGGCCTCCAGCGCCAGGCGGTCGCTCTCCCCGAACGAGTCGGCCTCGCGGCACTCCACGTCTATCACCGCCACGATATTCCCATCCTTCACCACGGGCGTGCACAGCTCGGACGCGCAATGCACCTCGCGGCCCGGCGGCTGCACGTAGCGTGGGTCCTTCGAAGCATCGGCCACGATCACGGTCCGCCTCTCGCGCACGGCCAGGCCGATCACCCCCACCTCCAGCGGCTGGCGGTACGCCGGCTCGCGGTCCATCTCGCGCGGAGGGGCCTGCGCCACGAGCACCACCTCCGCCTCGGCCGGGCGCACCTCGAACACCGAGGCCTCGAAGTACGAGAAGTGACGCACGATCGACTCGGCGACCGCCCGGTAGATCCCCTCGCGCGAAGGGAGCCCCAGGGCCACCTGGCTCACCTCATTGATCACCTGGAACCGAGCCAGCACCCGCCCGTCCTGGGCCTCCACGGCTCCTCTCCTCATCGTTCCCGCCCCGTGTCGGAGTATACAGGAATCCCTCAGCGGATCAATGCCGCACACCTCGCCCAGTAGGACCCCCAGCCCTGGCGGTTCAGTTGCCGCTCGCCCGCACTGTCTTGGAAACCAGACACGCGCCGCCATACCTGCTCAACTCTCTCGCCGCCGGGAGTTGAGCAAGTATGGCGCTTTGGCGATCCGGGCTGCTCTATGGCCTTTCCGCCCATACTTGCTCAAATCTCTCCCCCTCTCGGTTGAGCAAGTATGGCGCCACGCCTCGTCCCTATTGGACGCGGGAGCGTCCCAATGTTCGCCCCCACGCAGAGCGTAGGGGCGAGAGACGCTGCAATCACGCCTCGTCCCTACACTCCGCTTCGGGACGCGTCCTTTGGCCTTTCCTCACTCCTCGTCCCTACGCTCCGCGTGGGGACGCATCTCTTGGCCGCTCCGCGGCCGCTTCTTTGCGGATTGGAGAGCCATCCCAACCTCCCGCGGGTCCGCAACCCGCGGGAGGTTCGTGCGGCCGGCGACGTTCGTCGTGCCGCTCTCAGCCCGCACTGGAGCACTCAACACCATACGCGCGCTGTTGACTCCCCAGCGCACACTCATATAGAATGGACTTAGATGACGGCTACTGGGGAAGAGAATGCCCAACACATGCACTCGAGCGCTGATGACGGCCTGGCTGCTGTTGCCCGTCGGCACAGCGGGTGCCGTGCCGATGGACCCGCCGCCCACCGATGCGCCCCGCAAGGACAAGCAGCCCCCTGCCCCCAAGCCCGATGCGGTGGCCGCGCTCATCGCCGCGCTCGGAGCGACCGACTGGCAGTCGCGCGATAAGGCCCTTCGCGAGCTCGTGGCACTGGGCGACGCCGCGCGCCCGGCCCTCCGTGAGGCCACTCGGAGCCGGGACGCCGAGGTCCGCTGGCGCGCCACCTATGCCCTGTCGCTGCTCGACATTGCGTTGGAGCCCGCCCAGACCGACCCCGCGCGCGTTCTCTATGCCTCGGCGGCGCGCGCCCGAGCCCAGGCCGACGGCCTCGAGGCCGCCCGCCAGCTCTACACCGAGGTTCTCGAGCGCTTCCCCAACACCCGCTGGGCCGAGGCCGCGCGCGAGCGCCTCGCCGCCATCCGCGGGCCCAAGGCCCCGGGCAGTCGGCCGGCAGCCACACCCG of Planctomycetota bacterium contains these proteins:
- a CDS encoding ATP-binding protein, with protein sequence MEAQDGRVLARFQVINEVSQVALGLPSREGIYRAVAESIVRHFSYFEASVFEVRPAEAEVVLVAQAPPREMDREPAYRQPLEVGVIGLAVRERRTVIVADASKDPRYVQPPGREVHCASELCTPVVKDGNIVAVIDVECREADSFGESDRLALEAIANVVGLALHATDTHEALERQLAQLRQAQCQLILSERLADVGRLTSRVAHEIRNPLSTIGGFGRRILRVRALPPQAARYATIIVEETERLERLLGGIMDFVKPGEPRKVPTDVNLALQRALVQCEPAREGKRIRVTEKLEPALPPILADASQLEQAFANLIRNAFEAIPRAGEVTVASERGRDGVIVTISDTGRGIEPEQLARIFDPFFSTKSGGTGIGLTVAAKIVDDHGGRILIGSEPGKGTHARVRLPLGPASDRGEVAG